One region of Eriocheir sinensis breed Jianghai 21 chromosome 36, ASM2467909v1, whole genome shotgun sequence genomic DNA includes:
- the LOC127007807 gene encoding uncharacterized protein LOC127007807, with amino-acid sequence MTQLKTGAAVWLRVVVAAAFVASAMSQTVDLAVPSIPASQEDSSLANLWRQALRKQTGVELSDEPTVKTYLAPSYGEVVNWVPQGSAHPLYVAEYQPLLREILRDYMVAEKVLPDDQRMTQPNGLTVTNLNGKSVTFKKTATGITVNDIPVEESKVNADGTVSYLLAASLFGHREQVNTAWEENKKKNPAGFNMPPHHGPPPPPTA; translated from the exons ATGACACAACTCAAGACAG GCGCGGCTGTGTGGCTGAGAGTGGTGGTCGCTGCAGCCTTCGTCGCCTCCGCCATGAGTCAGACAGTGGATCTTGCCGTCCCCAGCATCCCCGCCAGCCAGGAGGACTCGTCTCTGGCTAACCTCTGGCGCCAGGCCCTTAGGAAGCAGACGGGAGTGGAACTCAGCGATGAgccaa CCGTCAAAACATACCTTGCACCGAGCTACGGGGAGGTGGTCAACTGGGTCCCGCAAGGCAGCGCGCACCCCCTCTACGTCGCCGAGTACCAACCGCTCCTGCGTGAGATCCTGCGGGACTACATGGTGGCCGAGAAGGTCCTGCCCGACGACCAGAGGATGACCCAACCCAACGGCCTCACAGTGACCAACCTCAACGGAAAGTCGGTGACGTTCAAGAAGACAGCCACTG GGATCACCGTGAATGACATACCCGTGGAGGAGTCGAAGGTGAACGCGGACGGCACAGTCAGCTACCTCCTGGCCGCGTCGCTCTTCGGCCACCGCGAGCAGGTCAACACAGCgtgggaggagaacaagaagaagaaccccGCGGGCTTCAACATGCCCCCCCATCATG gccctcctcctcctcctacggcaTAA
- the LOC127007806 gene encoding uncharacterized protein LOC127007806: MTQLKTGAAVWLRVVVAAAFVASAMSQTVDLVVPSIPANQEDSPLANLWNQALRKQTGVVRSDEPTVKTYLAPNYVEVINWVPQDSAHPLYVADYQPLLREILRDYMVAAEVLPDDQRMTQPNGLTVTNLNGKKVTFKNTATGITVNNIPVEESKVNADGTVNYVLAESLFGHRERVNTAWEENNKKNPTRFGPLGRPLNPAPPPPPPTA, encoded by the exons ATGACACAACTCAAGACAG GCGCGGCTGTGTGGCTGAGAGTGGTGGTCGCTGCAGCCTTCGTCGCCTCCGCCATGAGTCAGACAGTGGATCTTGTCGTCCCCAGCATCCCCGCCAACCAGGAGGATTCGCCCCTTGCTAACCTCTGGAACCAGGCCCTTAGGAAGCAGACGGGAGTGGTACGCAGCGATGAgccaa CCGTCAAAACATACCTCGCACCGAACTACGTGGAGGTGATCAACTGGGTCCCGCAAGACAGCGCGCACCCCCTCTACGTCGCCGACTACCAACCGCTCCTGCGTGAGATCCTGCGGGACTACATGGTGGCCGCGGAGGTCCTGCCCGACGACCAGAGGATGACCCAACCCAACGGCCTCACAGTGACCAACCTCAACGGGAAGAAGGTCACGTTCAAGAATACAGCCACTG GGATCACCGTGAATAACATACCCGTGGAGGAGTCGAAGGTGAACGCGGACGGAACAGTCAACTACGTCCTGGCTGAGTCGCTCTTCGGCCACCGCGAGCGGGTCAACACGGCGTGGgaggagaacaacaagaagaacccCACGCGCTTCGGCCCCCTCGGGAGGCCCCTCAATCCTG cccctcctcctcctcctcctacggcaTAA